Proteins from a single region of Apium graveolens cultivar Ventura chromosome 7, ASM990537v1, whole genome shotgun sequence:
- the LOC141673105 gene encoding uncharacterized protein LOC141673105 yields the protein MACDLPDDMLIEIFKILPIICILRCSKLLSLHFDDEKCEKYQSLQPLPGMPELVDFTEHNFVTWYATLNGLICLSTSFTDYKPENYNSEIFVWNPTVRKFITLPDSPRLEIPEFGDYCQVKLAFRFFPGSLDFKVVKIVHDSYYKNKSEATLVDVYTRSTNSWKTISQENVIRPLYFDRSDGVFVGASAFWLGGGKIVCFDTDNDVMREIDLPESTDVMSFSIRASGESLALFARNLKFTVLNMWILEGGLANNEIVWKKKFDFCLKYENWLRFELGMDALGFRNNGEHILDGGYWVSEVKELHQRSGIVSLSCLRSGETAGSNARFLNSKRSSTHCQSDVQEKLTSKRSSRIYMMRIYNWGLQCG from the exons ATGGCTTGCGATTTACCAGATGACATGTTGATCGAAATTTTCAAGATCCTTCCGATAATATGCATTTTACGTTGCAG TAAATTACTGTCACTGCATTTTGATGATGAAAAATGTGAAAAGTATCAATCGCTGCAGCCTCTTCCAGGCATGCCTGAGCTCGTAGATTTTACCGAACATAATTTTGTGACCTGGTATGCAACATTGAATGGTTTAATATGTTTGTCTACGTCATTTACAGATTATAAACCTGAGAATTATAATAGCGAGATTTTTGTATGGAACCCTACTGTTCGAAAATTTATAACTCTTCCTGATTCTCCCCGGTTAGAAATTCCGGAGTTTGGAGATTATTGTCAGGTGAAGTTAGCTTTTCGATTTTTTCCTGGGAGTCTTGATTTCAAGGTGGTTAAGATTGTGCATGATAGTTACTACAAGAATAAAAGTGAGGCAACTTTAGTCGATGTTTATACTCGAAGTACTAATTCTTGGAAGACGATTAGTCAAGAAAATGTTATCAGGCCTTTGTATTTCGATAGAAGTGATGGTGTGTTTGTTGGTGCTTCTGCATTTTGGTTAGGAGGGGGTAAAATTGTGTGTTTTGATACAGACAATGATGTAATGCGAGAAATTGATCTGCCAGAATCGACAGATGTGATGAGCTTTTCAATTCGAGCATCTGGTGAATCACTCGCTCTGTTTGCGAGAAATTTAAAATTCACTGTTTTGAACATGTGGATCTTGGAAGGAGGATTAGCAAACAATGAAATTGTTTGGAAGAAAAAATTTGATTTTTGTCTGAAGTACGAGAACTGGTTGAGATTTGAATTAGGTATGGATGCATTAGGTTTTAGGAACAACGGTGAG CACATCCTTGACGGTGGATACTGGGTATCAGAGGTTAAAGAGCTTCATCAGAGGTCTGGCATTGTTAGCCTTTCATGTCTCAGAAGCGGAGAAACTGCAGGAAGCAATGCACGGTTCTTGAATTCAAAACGAAGCAGCACTCACTGTCAG TCAGATGTTCAAGAAAAACTTACAAGTAAGAGAAGTAGCCGAATCTATATGATGAGAATTTACAATTGGGGACTTCAGTGTGGTTAA
- the LOC141672993 gene encoding uncharacterized protein LOC141672993 produces MVIIFNTIMLNLYTPLPSTYPLSFRNFRGKMSSLVVQACAGPLSPLPESRTVLGVGGVAVDILATVDSYPNPDDKIRSTSLKVQGGGNAGNALTCAARLGLNARLISKIAGDAQGRGILEELQADSVDTSFLVVSKDGNSPFTYIIVDSETKTRTCIHTPGFPPMIPDDISKTNLSAALDGVRLLYSDVRLHETAIVIAQEANRMGIPMLIDAEKKREGLDDLLSLTDYVICSAKFPQAWTEASSIPKALVCMLLKLPKVKFVIVTLGEDGCLMLERCLGDGVQSEELDADSQYELMKKKRDSNKSIPTCISSNQLQLSAEGIGLVNGRFYLGTAEKIPPLELVDTTGAGDAFIGAVLYAICANMPPEKMLPFAAQVAAASCRALGARTGLPHRADPRLAPFLH; encoded by the exons ATGGTGATAATCTTTAACACCATCATGCTTAATCTCTACACTCCTCTCCCTTCAACTTACCCTTTATCTTTTAG GAATTTTAGAGGAAAAATGTCTTCTTTAGTGGTTCAAGCTTGTGCAGGCCCTCTTTCTCCACTTCCTGAAAGTAGAACTGTG TTAGGTGTTGGGGGTGTGGCGGTGGATATTTTGGCTACTGTCGATTCTTATCCGAATCCGGATGATAAGATTAGAAGCACTAGCTTGAAG GTTCAAGGAGGTGGGAATGCAGGAAATGCATTAACATGTGCAGCTCGTTTGGGCTTAAACGCACGGCTGATTTCCAAG ATAGCTGGTGATGCTCAAGGAAGAGGTATACTGGAGGAACTACAAGCTGATAGTGTTGATACTTCTTTTCTTGTG GTCTCTAAGGATGGCAATTCACCTTTTACATATATCATTGTTGACAGTGAAAC GAAAACTCGGACATGTATTCACACTCCAGGATTCCCTCCTATGATCCCTGATGACATATCCAAGACAAATTTGTCAGCTGCTCTGGATGGTGTTAGATTACTCTATTCTGATGTCAGATTGCATGAAACTGCTATAGTTATTGCTCAAGAG GCAAATCGCATGGGTATACCTATGCTAATTGATGCCGAAAAGAAAAGGGAAGGGTTGGATGATCTTTTGAGTTTGACAGATTATGTTATATGCTCCGCGAAATTTCCACAG GCTTGGACCGAGGCGTCATCTATTCCAAAAGCACTTGTTTGTATGCTTTTGAAGTTGCCGAAAGTTAAATTTGTGATTGTGACCTTGGGTGAAGATGGGTGCCTGATGCTTGAGAGATGTTTAGGTG ATGGTGTTCAATCTGAAGAATTAGATGCGGATAGTCAATATGAATTAATGAAAAAGAAAAGAGATTCAAATAAATCCATCCCAACATGTATTTCATCT AATCAGCTACAGTTAAGTGCAGAAGGAATTGGATTGGTGAATGGAAGGTTTTATTTAGGAACAGCGGAAAAGATACCACCTCTAGAACTTGTTGATACAACTGGTGCAGGAGATGCCTTTATCGGAGCAGTTTTATATG CTATCTGTGCCAATATGCCACCTGAAAAAATGTTGCCGTTTGCTGCTCAAGTG GCAGCTGCCAGCTGTAGAGCTTTGGGAGCTAGAACTGGTCTTCCTCATCGTGCAGATCCACGACTGGCTCCTTTTTTACATTAG